In the Vulpes vulpes isolate BD-2025 chromosome 12, VulVul3, whole genome shotgun sequence genome, ATAGAACTCCTTGAGTGTCCTCATGGCTTGGTGGCTGGGCTTCCCCAGAGTGAGGAGTTTGAGGGGGTAAGGCAGGAGCCACATTGTCGTGTATGAGCTTGCTCGGAAGTCACCATCTTTTCTGCAATATCCCTCTGATTACCCAGATCAGTCCTCTTCACCAGGGCAGTTAATTCATAGGTGTTAATGCCAGGCTATCAAGCGAGGGACTCACTGGCCTCCGCTTTGGCTACCACACTCGTGGACATAGTTAGTTCTCCAATGACAGTGAAGGTAAATACTCCTAATAGAGGCATCTTgaaaaggaggaaacagaggcacagaaatgGGAAATAACTTGCTCAGATTCACAGGATGCTAAGTGATGAACAGGGGTCCCAGCTCAGGCAGTTGGCCTCCCAAGGTGTGGTCTAAACTACCACACTGTAAAGGCTCGTGGCTCCTTTGTGAGCCTGAAGGAATAGAGTGAATTTAGGAGTGCTTCCACTTCGGAAAGCAAACCAAAAGATACATACAGGATGGTGGGCTGGTGACTCTAAAAACTAGCGAGGCAAATCCAAACTGGGAAAGGATGGGACCCCACGAGATGGGGGGTGGGCATAGGGTGATGGGACAGGAGGACTTCACCCAAGGGTCTATAAAGAGCCAACCATGTGGGGCCAAACAGGGAGAGGTATAAGGATGGGTTCACCAGAGAATGCTTATGGTGAGGTTCGGGCACTCCCATCCACATCACTCCCAACAAAGGAGCTCCTGATGTCAAAAAATCTCATTGGCTTCACCCAGCCCACATGATGCAGTCTCACCTATATGTTCATCAAAAGTTACTGAGCACTTATCACATGAGCTAGACACTAGACTAGACTGGGCAGAATGGACACAGCAATACCCAGGCAAGATAAAGTCTTTTTCTGCCTGGAGCTTGGAATCTAGCAGGGGAGACAGACGAGTTACTGGCAATTTCTACAACAGCAATGAGTGCAATAACAGGAAAGCACAGGGATCTTGGGGTTCAGGGGAATGGACCTGACCAGGGAGGGAGAGGCTTCCTGCACTTAGCCAGGTTGGGATAAGGGTGGGAGAAATTCCAAGCAGTGGGAACAGCCACAGGAaggcccagagggagagaggtacTTTCCCCTGTTGAGAGGTTGGCATAGGCAAGATGGCAGGGGAGAGCCCCATGATCTCAGGGACTGGAATAGCAAAGGAGGACCTAAGGGGGCACTAATCTGGCTCCCAATAGGAGAGTTTTCTGCAGAGGGAAACCCTCCACCCAAACCCAAGGCAATAGATGAAGATACCAGGAGGCCTCTCTGTTTACCCTTCTGGTTCCCTGTCCTGTGAGGAAAGACTTGGCTCTGTGGCCTGAATGTGCTCATCCTTCTCGGATGCAGAGCCCTCAGGGCAAGGCAGAGGTTGGCGAGTGGCAGACAGAGTGGGACTGGTGCCTGATCTCAGCCTCTAGGTTAGCAGGATGCCCTATCTCAGCTTAGAAGGGGTGCTCTCCAAGGGTGCTCAGGCCGTGCTTCCTCCCACCTTACTCCAGAAGTATGAAATGaatagggaggaagggagagataaagaggacTCTGATTCCCCGGATTTTTTCCAAGCTAAAGACGAAGGTGGGGCTGAGCCTCTGCGTCCGGTTTCCTGCTGGAAAATCTCTGTGTTTGGTTTCCTGCTGGAGCATAGAGGATCTCGACCCAGAGTCCAGTTGATAACGCACCCTATCTTCACCTCCTCTCCATCCCGTTGCCAAGGCCTAAGCAGGGCCAGCCTCCTGGACCAATGGGAAGAGCCTCttctctgggctccctgctccttctctcttccctcttcccagctTGTCACTGCAGCAGGCTAGTCCTGCCACTCCTCTCCTAAAATCTTTCCATGGTTACCAGAGCCTTCAGGTAGGGTCCACGCTCCTGATTATGTTCTCCAAGGCCCTGTAGAGTGAATCCAGCTGGAGCAAGGATCATGTCTGCTTGTTCGCCTGGGTCCCCAGAACCTGGGGCAGTGAAAGCTTGCTGAAGAATGAATTGATGCCTTGGTCTGGCTTCTGCCAACATCTCTGGCTGCATCTGCCTTCATATATCCTCACGGGCTCTACACTCATGTGTTCAACTCCGAGAGGACCTCTAGTGCACCCTGATCTGCGAAGACACTGGACATTCAGAGAAAAATCAGATGTCACATGCTCTTCCCCAAAGAAGCTCATGGAGCCATATGATTCCTGCCAAGGACTTGGACAACCCCAAGACGAATCTCAAAAAGGTGTTGAATCAAAGAAGCCAAATGGAATTACAAACATTATGtgagggacgcctgtgtggctcagtggttatgtgtctgcctttgcctcagatcatgttcctggggtcctgggatccctccccctccctctgctcatgctctttctctctctcaaaaaaataaataaaaatcttaaaaaaaaaaatctttctcctcAGAGAAAGAAATGCATTGAGCTCTACAGTTAAACCTGAGCGTCTTTCTTACTGAATGAAAATTATACCTCCATAAAGTAATATCAGCATGCAGAGTATCGTAATGTTCAAATGAATACAATGACAAACACCCCCCGCCCCAGTGTATGGATTAAACAGCACATCAGACATAACCAAAGAAAGAATTGGTGAACTAGAAGATATGCCTAGGGAGATGATGTGGATTGCATCACAGTGACACATAGATTGAAAGATATAGAAGAGAGCTTAAATAACATGGAGGACGGAGTGAAAAGGTCTAGCATACTTCTAATCAGAGTCCCCAAAAGAACcaaagaatggaggaaaaataatatttgagaagATACTAGCCgagaattttctaaaactgaGGAAAGACATgaattcatagatacagaaaatacaATATACCGATCAGAATAAGTAAAAAAGAATCCTAGATATTTGATACCAGATAACTGACAATAGAACTACAAAAGACCAATGATATCTTAAAAGCAGGGAGAAAAGACAGATCACCTACAGAAGAATGATAATTACACTGAGCAgattctttatttaatttaatttttatttatttgtgagtgagagagagaatacatgagcagaaggaagggtcagagggagagggagaagcggactccctgccaagcagggagcccaatgtggggcttgatcccaggacctcagggtcatgacctgagccaaaggcagatgcttcatggactgagccacccaggcatcccctaagcagatttcttttttctttttttttaaagattttgtttatttattcatgagagacatagagagagagagaagcagagacacaggcagagggagaagcaggcatgtgggactcgatcctgggactccaggatcatgccctgggccaaaggcaggcgctaaactgctgagccacccagggatccccccctaaGCAGATTTCTTTACAAATAATATGCACTGCCCCTATTACCTGCCTACACTGTCCCAGGTACTAAGAACCAGGATGACCAATACAGATCCAGCCCCCACTCTATGGAGCCACAGTCTGTCAGGGATGACAGATGTGGAGGGAGCAATTAATAGTGTGATGCACTGGCCTCACTGGAGGGCAAGAGAATTGGCAAGGAAACCAAACAGGTAGAACTGTGAACTATGAAAAATTTCCCATCAGTGCTGGAATATCCCTTGTGTTTACCAAGAAGGAGTAGGCTTTTTCCTCCAAGGGACTCTGGGGACAGATCACATATCCTTCCTTGGGACAGAAGGAGACAGGACAGATGTCCTAAGACTGGTGACTTCCTCCTTGGGACccctgagggaaagggagagggatgCTCCTCCTCAGAGCCTTCTCTGAGGTTCTGGACTTTGCCCTGTGGCCACCATCCAGGTAGCAGTGTACAGAAGGAAGCAGTGTATGTGAGGGAAGGAGGGTTGGGTCAGAATGAGGCCAGGTAAATGCCAGTGATGGGGAGGGGTGCCCTGAAGCATGGGGTGCTGTCCTTGACCACCAAGGCCAGGTACCAAGTGGGGATGGGGCTTAGGAGCCCACTCATATCTCCCACGTGGTCTACCCTGGGGAGATTCCCATAAGATCCCTTCCTGCAGCAGCACATTGGACCAACGTTGGGAGCCGGGAACCGACAACAGCTCCAATCTGAGACTCTGTCTAGGCTGGGGGCTGACTTCCTGCACCAGCAACACCTCCATGTCCTGGCTCTATTTCAGAGTGCCCTGTGCCACCCAGCCTTCCTCCATACGAGGGCTAGGGTACTGTCTCCCCTGCCAGGGAGCAGGGACGATGTCCCGTTTAGCCTTCTATTCCCAGGCTTATTCTGGTGCTTATTCATCTCAGGGGTGGGGCTCTGGCCAAGGGAGATGAAAGATTTGGTAAGAGGGAGTCACAGGGGACAGGACACCCAGGAGGAAGCCTGGAAGAGCTGAAAGATTCTTTGAAAGAGGCAGGAggaacgcctgggtagctcagcgggtgagcgtctgcctccagctcagggcttgaccccggggtcctgtaagataagtcccgcgttgggctcctcgcatggagcctgcttctccctctgcctgtgtctctcgtgaataaataaatacaaacctaaaaaagagaggcaggaaagagggtgtggaggaggagagagggaaataaggGGAGAACAGGTTCTCGGGATCTGGCTGAGGGGAAGAGGGCAGGCCAGGCGAGATCTGAGTGCCGgccaggccggggcgggggggggggggggggggggcaagggggcGTGGCGGGGGCCCACCTGGACTgtcgccaggccccgcccccggcccctggccccgcccctcggtCTGCGGCCCCACCCTCCCCGGGATTTAGGGCTGACGGCCCGGGCGGCTCCGCAACCGCCGCTTCCGCCTCCGCCAGGTGAGGGTCCAAGGGAGCGGGGCCGGCAGGGGCCGGGTCTGGTCGGGCAGCCGCCGCTTGAGGTACGTCCGCGGGCCTCTGTTcgtctcccctgcctcccccaccgcCCGCCGCTCTCTCCCTTCTGCGGCCGCCTTCGCTCCCGACCCCCTTTGCGTGCTTTCCCGTCCTCACCTTGCAAGCGGTCCCGGGTGGGCCTGCGTCCTGGCCTTCCTCCttccgcgcccctccccgcgcccaaGCCCGTGCTCAACCCTTCCCCCTGGTTAAActaaagtggggggagggggaggggtccAGGTGTGCGTAGGGAGAGCGTCACGCAGGCAGCTGGCACCCAGGGCACCGGGCCTTAGTTAGCAAAGATTGGAGTTGCCAGGAAGCCAAGTTAGACCGAGTGAGTCAGGTGTGCCGGCGGGGTCGCGGTACCTGGAGCTGAGCTCAGGTGGGTGTGGAAGGGAGTGTGCACCTAACAGCACCTGGCTCTGTAGACAGGCTGGGAGCCGGCTCAGCCTGCACCTAACCACCAATCACAGCTGCCCCATGTGATTTCAGGCGTTGCTGTCTCAGGTATAGAAAAGGCAATGACCCTAGGCAGTGGCGCTAAGGAGCAGTAGGCCTGCATAGTCCAGGCACGTGTGTGCACGGTGCGCTTGTCTCGTGTGCTGTGCATTCAGGTGGACCTTGACATCTCAGACATGGGGAGGAGTGTATCTTGGAGGCAGTGCACCGGTTGTGTGGCAGTAAGCCTGGGTGTTTCATGGCAGCATTCTGGAATGTCTCAGACTTGAAATGCCATGTATCTGGGTGTCTTAGACATCTTTCGCAGCATGTCTGTAGGTctcagcgtgtgtgtgtgtgtgtgtagcagcgTTTCCAGTGTGGGAGGCAGTGTACGTGTGTGTCTGCAGGGCTGAGGTATGGTGTGGTTAGCATATCTGGGCATCTCTGGTAGGTATGCGGTACCCGGGTGTCTAGGTGTATGGGAGCAGTGTGCCATCAAATATCAAGAGTTAGCAGAGGAACACTCCGAAGTCTGCAGAGTGCTAAAGTCACAGGTGTGCGGGGGGTACAGCATGTAGGTCTCAAGTCTGGGGAGCATTTTCCTGGGGTTTGTGTGAGTGGCAGGATTCCTGGCTGTTGATGTGTCCCACCCTCTGTACATGAGTGTTTCTGACAGGTGGTGGGTGGAGCTGGTGGCCGTGTTTCTGTTGTCTCGGGGTCTCAGGTGCTTACCGTGGGCTATGCATCATCCTTCAAGGGAGCCTTCTGCAGACATGCTCCCTGAGGCGAGCTCGCTGTGGCTGCTGTGGCTGCTTCGGGACATCCAGCTAGCCCAGTTTTACCGACCCATCCTCGAGGAGCTTAATGTTACCCGGCCAGAGCACTTCGACTTTGTCAGGCCCGAGGACCTGGACGGCATTGGCATGGGCCGGCCTGGTGAGAGGCCCCTGCCCACAAGCCCTGGtctcttcttcctcagcctggTACTTCCTAAGTACCCCCCACACCAGCCCTCTTCTTGCCTGTAAATCCTTCTGCATCCCCCTGCTTTCCCTCACCACCCACCATGTAACCCCACTCCCCTGGTTCTGCCCTTCCCCAGCCCAGCGCAGACTCACCGAAGCTCTGAAGAGGCACCGTTCAGGACTCAAGACTAAGAACTGGGTGTACAAGGTGTGCATTTTTGGGTGGGGGCGATGGACTCAAAGGGCCAGCTCAGGCTCCAGATTGGGGTGGGCCGAGTGTCAGGGAGGAGTGCACAGAGTTCTACATACTCAATTTCCCACCCCTGCTTCAGATCCTTGGGGGATTTACACCTGAGCAGAAGGAGACCATCCCACCTTCAGACAGCCCCCCGGCCCTCCCTGAGCAGGAAGGGGGGCTCAAGTGTCTGATCCCAGACAGTGCTGTGTGCAGAGGGGAGCTGCTGGGCTCTGGCTGCTTTGGAGTGGTGAACCGGGGGGTATGGACACTGCCCAGCGGCCAGAGTGTGAGTATCTGGGGGGCCTTCTTCATCCTGGGTGCTGGGGCCAGCTGCCCCCCTGTTCTGCCTGCCACTTCTGCCCTGGGCCTGCATAGCTGTTCCCTAGGGTACCAGATAGCATCCTttgcgccccccaccccaggtccccGTGGCTGTCAAGTCCCTCCGGGTGGGTCCTGAAGGCCCCATGGGCACAGAGCTGGGGGACTTCCTTCGAGAGGTGTCAGTCATGATGAGCTTGGAGCACCCACACGTGCTGCGTCTACACGGCCTGGTCCTGGGCCAGCCTCTGCAGATGGTGAGCACAGCCGGACAGCGGCTCCCAGGGCGGCTGCGCGACGGGAGGGCAGGCGGGCCAGCGGGgacgcccccgccgccgccgccccccccccgctcaGGCCCAGGCTCCCGGCAGGTGATGGAGCTGGCgccgctgggctccctgcatgcgcGCCTCACCGCCCCGCCGCCCACACCGCCGCTGCCCGTGGCCCTGCTCTGCCTCTTCCTGCGGCAGCTGGCGGGGGCCATGGCGTACCTGGGGGCCCGGGGGCTGGTGCACCGTGACCTGGCCACGCGCAACCTGCTGCTGGCATCCCCGCGCACCGTCAAGGTGGCCGACTTCGGGCTGGTGCGCCCGCTGCGCGGTGCCCGGGGCCGCTACGTCATGGGCGGGCCCCGCCCCATCCCCTACGCCTGGTGAGGGCCCCGCCTGGGGCGGGGCGATGGGAGCGGAGGAGGGCGGATCCGGAGGGCCGTGGCAGGCTCGGCGCGGTGCGGGGCCACACGCGCAATCTAGGGTCCTTCTCGGGAGGCTGGGACGAGGTTTTTGGAAGGGCTCAGGAAGGAGGTCCCTGAGGGCGGTGGCGCCGCGGAAATCGCGCGCTGGGGGAGAGGGACTGGTTTCAGCTCCGTTTCCGCAGGTGTGCTCCAGAGAGCCTGCGCCAGGGGGCCTTCTCTTCTGCGTCGGACGTGTGGATGTTTGGGGTGACACTGTGGGAGATGTTCTCTGGGGGCGAGGAGCCCTGGGCCAGGCTCTCCCCGTACCTCATCCTGCAGCGGCTGGAgcaggaccgggcccggctgccTCGGCCTCCTCTCTGCTCCAGAGCTCTCTACGCCCTCGCCTTGCGCTGCTGGGCCCCCCACCCAGCCGACCGGCCTAGTTTTTCCAACCTGGAGGGGCTGCTCCAAGAGGTGGGAGCCCCTGCATCCCCACGGACCCACAGACTCATTTCCCCATTTTTTGCCCCATTCCCTCGCACAGGACTAACATACTCCTGGGCTGGGGTCTGGGAAGGCTCTATAGATTCTGGCTCCATCTGCAGGATGCTCAGAGCCCTAGGGAGGCACCTGGGGTACACAGATGCAGGCTGAATGgtgaggagctggggctgggccagggaaGGGGGCACACAGCACAGCAGGCTGCTGCAGGTGTTTGACAGGCAGAGGTAAAGAAGGTCAGCGGGCAGCCGGGGGGCAGAGAGCACAGGACCTCAGGGATGTCCCAGGGAGGGATATGGAAGGAACCATAGATAATCAGAGCTTACACCAGGCTCTTGATCTGTGGACCGGACTGTACTAAGAGTATCCTTCTTGCACGATTACCCACTTCATTCTCACAACCCAGGAAGGCCATTATTACATGGACTTTACAGATGGGGCAGTTAAGGTTTAAGTGGTTTGCCTAACTCCACACTGCGAGcagaggagctgggatttgaaccagtTGACCTAAGAGCCCTGTCCCGTAAATCATTAACCTCTGTTGTTGAAGCATAGTCTTtacttccagggcacctgggagcCATGGGAGGGTTCTGAGCAGGGGAGTGTGACGAGCCAACTTTACATGCTCTATCACTCTGGCTTGGTGCAAGAAGGGACGGGAGGGAGGATACTGAACGTGGGAAGAGAAGGTAGGTGAGGGTGGCTGCAAAGCAGGAAGGAAATGATGTCTGGCTCAGGGTCAAGGCAGTGGGGccggaaagaaataaaaaaatttcagaggCACTGGCCAGTGGCAGAACTGCTTGTGGAGCACAAGCAGCATATGGGATGACTCTCCCCTTGGTTCTAGATACTGACAGGGACACCTACTATATTGCTTCCTGGCCCCTGGGCTGTGTCCAGTGTGGCATGGACTCCAGGTAGGCCTCCCCTGCTGGATTACAGGCGGGGGAGAGAGTCCCACCCTGGGCCCAGGACACAGGCCATGACTGCTGTGGGTCTGATAGGTGGGTACATAGGGAAGcatctgtccttccttccctgctcccacGAGATTACCCGTCTGACTGTCTCTGCAGGCCTGGCCTCCCGAGGGACGTTGTGTGAGGGATGTCATGGAGCCAGGTGCCCTAAGAATGCAGACGGGTGACCCCATCACCATCATCGAGGGCAGGTGAGAGCCTCATGCCTCCCGCATGTCCGCAGGATGAGGACTCCCAGTTAGCCTCCCTGACCCTGCTCCCAATGCGCTGTTCCCCAGCTCCTTGAGCCCTGACCCTCTACCTCCCATCTTCCCCGCTGGGCCCCTGAGCGAGCGCTCCCACTGGAGCCCACCAAGCCCATAGAGCCCTTTTGTgttccgggggtggggggaagcttcCTTTCCTCCAGGCAGATGCAGCTCTGTGCACACAGCTTGTGAGTTAAATGTGGGCCAAGCCCAGCCCCCCTCTATCCCCTCTTCCCACAGCCCTGATTCCACAACCTGGAAGGGCCAGAACGGCCGCACCCTCAAAGTGGGGAGCTTCCCAGCCTCAGCAGTGACGCTGGCAGACTCAGGGGGCTCACCAGCTCCCCGCCTACTCCACAGAGTCTTCCCCCCGGCCCAGGGCGAGCGGCGCCAGGGAAACATAGATGGGTGAGCCCCTGAAAGAATTGAGGGGACACGGCCGGGCTGGGGGAGGCTAGCCCAGCAACTGCTTTGGAAGGGGAGCTCAGGGAGGGGGCCAGGACTTGCCTCCCAGCTGGAGCCTCCTGCCTGGGTCTCGGCCTGCCCCGGGGAGAGCCCCGCAGAGTTCCCTGGGGAAGGGGACACTGCTGCAGGTGGGTAGGGTGGAGGCGTGGAAAGTGACGGTGATCATTGCTCCCTGCACCAGGGACCATGGGAAGGCAAAGCTTCGGGATTTACCTCCAGCTCGGGGCCAGAGAAGGAACATGCCCCTGCAGAAGATGAAAGGTGGGTGTGGCACTGGGGACCTGGCCTCCTCGGTCTCTGAGTACATCTAGAACCCTCCAATTCTGCCCTTGCCCTGAGCCCCCACCTCTGTGTCCAGGACTTGACAGACGAGCTGCCTGCTCTCCTGAAGCTCGTCTCTCCCTGCAGCTTCTGCCACCTGGGCTCTGGCGTCTGCTCAGCGCATCTTCCTGGGCCCCTTGCGGGGGGGCCACCCTGAGAGCCGCccacagagaggggagaaggCAGGGCCCCACATCCTGGCTTCCTCtcaagctctttttctctcaactGTACAGTTATTTCCAAGAGTCTGGAGTCCGTTCTGTCCCTGGGCCCCCGCCCCACAGGGGGTGGTTCAAGCCCCCCCGAACTTCGCCATGCCAGAGCTGtgccccagggacccccaggcCTGCCATCCCGACCTCCCTTTGCCTGCAGCCCTTCTCAGCCCAGCCAGCCCCCCAGGGAGCGGCCTCCCTGGCCCAAAAGAGAACCCCCTCACGGTCACCCCTCGGGAGCATCTGGAGCTAGCAAAGCCACCGTCCCCTCTGGAGGCCTCTCGCCAGACTCCGAGTTGCAGAGGCAGATTATGGAGGTGAGAGCTTTCCAACATGGCCTGGTGTCCAGAGGGGGCTCCGGACCAGGGCGGTGGGCCGAGCCAGGCTTTGTGCCCCGTAGGTGGAGCTGAGCGTGCATGGAGTCACCCACCAGGAGTGCCAGGCCGCGCTGAGGGCCACCGGGGGAGACGTGCTTTCTGCCATCCAGAACCTCAAGGTAAGGCTGGGCCCTTCTCTGGGGTTcccacccctccagcccctcccctctggcagccaccgccctccctcccacctccacagGTAGACCAGCTCTTCCATCTGAGTAGCCGCTCCCGAGCTGACTGCCGACGCATTCTGGAACACTACCAGTGGGATCTCTCGGCTGCCAGTCGCTATGTCCTAGCCCGGCCCTGAGCTCTGCCCCTGGGGGTTGGATACCAGCCTGGATCAAGGGCCTGGCTGCGTGGGACCAGCAGAACCAGAACAGGCCCTGTCAGGAGGCAGAATGTCCCACCTGGGCAGATGGTGCCCTTGGCAGAAACAGGAGGAGCCCAGGGTCGCGCACTGACGAGTGGCTCCTGCCCTTATGCCCCTGGGCCTCTGAGGGCTCCAGCTCCCTCGGCTGGTTCCTAGAAAGATCTAGTCTGGTCTGCCTACCACATTCCCAACCAAGAGAACTTGGAGGGACAGAGCTGCCACACATCACATTCGCAGGAAGCTTCCACTTGCTACAGAGAACAAGCCAACGGGCACGCTGGACTGCAGGAACAGCCATTGCGAACTGCCCTCCGCTCCCACACAGACTCTGTGGGCGCAGCCATCTTGGATGCTAGAAGCAACTGTACTGACTTGGGGTGCGTGGCCCAGACTGCCCTGGCTTGGTCCAGAGCCATAATGGATGAAGGTGCCTTCTTGAAATCAAGGACACTGGGTCTTGGCAGCATGGATGATGAAACAGGccagcccccacccagcccagccGTCATCCATCCCTTGGTTTCTTCCCATACCAGCTCTCTTCTACTCTTTCCCATTACATACATCTTCCAGTATCCAAAAAGTTACAAAGTTTATATGAATATAACATACAAAGATGTAGTCTCCTTCCTAGGGCAGGGAAGGATGGGGTGCTTATGTAAGGCACAGGGGCTGCAGCAAGTGCCAGCTGCAGGCAGGGCCTGAGGGGGGAAGTTGGCACTGGAGCATAGGCCCTACAGCTGTTcatg is a window encoding:
- the TNK1 gene encoding non-receptor tyrosine-protein kinase TNK1 isoform X1, producing the protein MSVSDRWWVELVAVFLLSRGLRCLPWAMHHPSREPSADMLPEASSLWLLWLLRDIQLAQFYRPILEELNVTRPEHFDFVRPEDLDGIGMGRPAQRRLTEALKRHRSGLKTKNWVYKILGGFTPEQKETIPPSDSPPALPEQEGGLKCLIPDSAVCRGELLGSGCFGVVNRGVWTLPSGQSVPVAVKSLRVGPEGPMGTELGDFLREVSVMMSLEHPHVLRLHGLVLGQPLQMVMELAPLGSLHARLTAPPPTPPLPVALLCLFLRQLAGAMAYLGARGLVHRDLATRNLLLASPRTVKVADFGLVRPLRGARGRYVMGGPRPIPYAWCAPESLRQGAFSSASDVWMFGVTLWEMFSGGEEPWARLSPYLILQRLEQDRARLPRPPLCSRALYALALRCWAPHPADRPSFSNLEGLLQEAWPPEGRCVRDVMEPGALRMQTGDPITIIEGSPDSTTWKGQNGRTLKVGSFPASAVTLADSGGSPAPRLLHRVFPPAQGERRQGNIDGDHGKAKLRDLPPARGQRRNMPLQKMKVISKSLESVLSLGPRPTGGGSSPPELRHARAVPQGPPGLPSRPPFACSPSQPSQPPRERPPWPKREPPHGHPSGASGASKATVPSGGLSPDSELQRQIMEVELSVHGVTHQECQAALRATGGDVLSAIQNLKVDQLFHLSSRSRADCRRILEHYQWDLSAASRYVLARP
- the TNK1 gene encoding non-receptor tyrosine-protein kinase TNK1 isoform X2 — translated: MLPEASSLWLLWLLRDIQLAQFYRPILEELNVTRPEHFDFVRPEDLDGIGMGRPAQRRLTEALKRHRSGLKTKNWVYKILGGFTPEQKETIPPSDSPPALPEQEGGLKCLIPDSAVCRGELLGSGCFGVVNRGVWTLPSGQSVPVAVKSLRVGPEGPMGTELGDFLREVSVMMSLEHPHVLRLHGLVLGQPLQMVMELAPLGSLHARLTAPPPTPPLPVALLCLFLRQLAGAMAYLGARGLVHRDLATRNLLLASPRTVKVADFGLVRPLRGARGRYVMGGPRPIPYAWCAPESLRQGAFSSASDVWMFGVTLWEMFSGGEEPWARLSPYLILQRLEQDRARLPRPPLCSRALYALALRCWAPHPADRPSFSNLEGLLQEAWPPEGRCVRDVMEPGALRMQTGDPITIIEGSPDSTTWKGQNGRTLKVGSFPASAVTLADSGGSPAPRLLHRVFPPAQGERRQGNIDGDHGKAKLRDLPPARGQRRNMPLQKMKVISKSLESVLSLGPRPTGGGSSPPELRHARAVPQGPPGLPSRPPFACSPSQPSQPPRERPPWPKREPPHGHPSGASGASKATVPSGGLSPDSELQRQIMEVELSVHGVTHQECQAALRATGGDVLSAIQNLKVDQLFHLSSRSRADCRRILEHYQWDLSAASRYVLARP
- the TNK1 gene encoding non-receptor tyrosine-protein kinase TNK1 isoform X3; translated protein: MHHPSREPSADMLPEASSLWLLWLLRDIQLAQFYRPILEELNVTRPEHFDFVRPEDLDGIGMGRPAQRRLTEALKRHRSGLKTKNWVYKILGGFTPEQKETIPPSDSPPALPEQEGGLKCLIPDSAVCRGELLGSGCFGVVNRGVWTLPSGQSVPVAVKSLRVGPEGPMGTELGDFLREVSVMMSLEHPHVLRLHGLVLGQPLQMVMELAPLGSLHARLTAPPPTPPLPVALLCLFLRQLAGAMAYLGARGLVHRDLATRNLLLASPRTVKVADFGLVRPLRGARGRYVMGGPRPIPYAWCAPESLRQGAFSSASDVWMFGVTLWEMFSGGEEPWARLSPYLILQRLEQDRARLPRPPLCSRALYALALRCWAPHPADRPSFSNLEGLLQEAWPPEGRCVRDVMEPGALRMQTGDPITIIEGSPDSTTWKGQNGRTLKVGSFPASAVTLADSGGSPAPRLLHRVFPPAQGERRQGNIDGDHGKAKLRDLPPARGQRRNMPLQKMKVISKSLESVLSLGPRPTGGGSSPPELRHARAVPQGPPGLPSRPPFACSPSQPSQPPRERPPWPKREPPHGHPSGASGASKATVPSGGLSPDSELQRQIMEVELSVHGVTHQECQAALRATGGDVLSAIQNLKVDQLFHLSSRSRADCRRILEHYQWDLSAASRYVLARP